In the Nitrospirales bacterium LBB_01 genome, one interval contains:
- the gspE gene encoding type II secretion system ATPase GspE, giving the protein MDTTEETAFDLNLIKHIPLTFAKTNMVLPIRRDASVLEGYVSDMQGSFALSEIAVSLALKSKPILIDREKLLALINRIYGMAGSAAEVMDNMNEGDFDTVATEFESPKDIMELTGDAPIIRLLNALLQQAVKENASDIHIEPYENDLQVRLRIDGILRKILTPPKIIQDALISRVKIMANMDIAQRRLPQDGRIRLLISGKDIDVRVSIIPSVFGERAVLRILDRKQGLMGLSALGFDDVTKGKLETLLSRPHGIFLVTGPTGSGKTTTLYAALNHIYSEEKNIITIEDPVEYQIRGIAQIGVNTRIGLTFASGLRSVLRHDPDVIMVGEIRDYDTAEIAVQASLTGHLVLSTLHTNDAVSSVTRLIDMGVEPFLIASSLCGVVAERLIRVICTECKEQYEPTELERSYFSVPIQTLFRGCGCPRCNNTGYFGRIGIFELFAIDTGVLPLINSNTDSTAIKNYAVEHGMKTLRQDGLVKAATGQTSLQEVLRVTQKDDAGI; this is encoded by the coding sequence GTGGATACGACAGAAGAAACAGCCTTTGATTTAAACCTCATAAAGCACATACCTCTTACGTTTGCTAAGACCAATATGGTTTTACCAATAAGGAGAGACGCCTCTGTGCTTGAGGGTTATGTCAGCGATATGCAGGGCTCATTTGCCCTTAGTGAGATAGCTGTCTCCTTAGCACTAAAGTCTAAACCTATATTGATAGACAGAGAAAAACTGCTTGCTCTGATAAACCGCATATACGGAATGGCTGGGAGTGCTGCCGAGGTTATGGACAACATGAACGAGGGGGATTTTGACACGGTAGCCACCGAGTTTGAATCCCCTAAAGACATCATGGAACTGACCGGAGATGCCCCTATCATTAGGCTCTTAAACGCACTCCTTCAGCAGGCGGTTAAGGAAAACGCATCGGATATTCACATAGAGCCGTATGAAAACGATCTTCAGGTACGATTACGTATTGACGGGATTTTAAGAAAAATCCTGACCCCTCCTAAAATAATTCAGGATGCTCTCATTAGCAGAGTAAAGATCATGGCCAACATGGACATTGCCCAGAGGAGGCTGCCTCAAGACGGCAGAATCCGGCTTCTCATCAGCGGCAAAGACATAGACGTCAGGGTGTCTATCATTCCGTCAGTGTTTGGCGAGCGTGCGGTGTTGAGAATTCTGGACAGAAAACAGGGACTGATGGGGCTTAGCGCTCTTGGATTTGATGACGTTACAAAGGGTAAACTGGAAACACTCCTAAGCCGCCCTCATGGGATTTTTCTTGTTACAGGCCCCACAGGCAGCGGAAAAACTACAACACTCTATGCCGCACTTAATCATATCTACTCCGAAGAGAAAAACATCATAACGATTGAAGACCCCGTAGAGTATCAGATAAGGGGGATAGCTCAAATCGGCGTAAACACACGCATTGGGCTTACATTCGCAAGCGGTCTTCGCTCTGTACTGAGACACGACCCAGACGTTATAATGGTCGGTGAAATTAGGGACTACGACACGGCTGAAATTGCAGTTCAAGCCTCGCTTACCGGACACCTTGTGCTAAGCACCCTGCACACAAACGATGCCGTCTCCTCAGTTACCAGACTGATTGACATGGGGGTGGAGCCGTTTCTTATAGCGTCGTCGCTCTGTGGAGTTGTTGCCGAGCGGCTTATCAGAGTAATATGCACTGAGTGTAAGGAGCAATATGAACCGACTGAGCTTGAGAGAAGCTATTTTAGTGTTCCAATACAGACGCTTTTCAGAGGCTGTGGGTGCCCGCGCTGTAATAATACCGGATATTTTGGGAGAATTGGAATATTTGAACTTTTTGCTATAGATACCGGAGTGTTACCGCTTATAAATTCAAATACCGATTCCACGGCAATTAAAAACTATGCAGTAGAACACGGAATGAAAACACTTCGTCAGGATGGACTTGTTAAAGCTGCAACCGGACAGACCTCCTTACAAGAGGTGCTCAGAGTGACTCAAAAAGACGATGCCGGTATTTAA
- the gspG gene encoding type II secretion system major pseudopilin GspG, producing MLKHFRLEGNSGVRGFTLLEIIVVVFILSLLAAIVAPKIIGRTDDARIADAKIQIRNFETALKLYKLDTGFFPTTEQGLEALVVKPTVGQVPQNYREGGYLENKKIPADPWGRPYVYVSPGAHGDYDIVSYGADGVQGGEGINKDIESWNIQ from the coding sequence ATGCTAAAACATTTTAGATTGGAGGGCAATTCGGGAGTCAGAGGGTTCACATTGCTTGAGATAATCGTGGTGGTTTTCATATTAAGTCTTTTAGCGGCAATTGTGGCGCCTAAAATCATAGGCCGCACGGATGACGCACGGATAGCCGATGCAAAAATTCAGATACGAAACTTTGAAACCGCTCTAAAATTGTATAAACTGGACACAGGGTTTTTCCCAACCACAGAGCAAGGACTTGAGGCACTGGTAGTAAAACCCACAGTTGGGCAAGTGCCGCAAAATTATCGTGAGGGCGGTTATCTGGAGAACAAAAAGATTCCCGCTGACCCATGGGGCAGGCCGTATGTATATGTCTCACCCGGCGCTCACGGAGATTACGACATTGTGTCATACGGAGCGGACGGTGTGCAAGGCGGTGAGGGCATAAATAAGGATATTGAAAGCTGGAACATCCAATAA
- a CDS encoding prepilin-type N-terminal cleavage/methylation domain-containing protein encodes MKAGTSNNSQRGVTLLELVVVMFIISVIIVLSYPSFMSLRASPSIEAKRLASVITYLNDTSSNRRQTCILIVDFKKKELRWETSDGIKQTSFKFLNSVLLPSKGEIKEGELQVFFDREGLGELFAAYFTEDKKTVTLIYNPFSRRVSIEQGRVDLTAK; translated from the coding sequence TTGAAAGCTGGAACATCCAATAACAGCCAACGAGGAGTGACCCTGTTAGAGCTGGTAGTCGTAATGTTTATAATCTCGGTTATAATTGTGCTTTCGTACCCATCTTTTATGAGCCTTAGAGCCTCACCCTCAATTGAAGCCAAGCGGCTTGCCTCAGTGATTACATATCTAAACGACACATCATCAAACAGACGGCAAACTTGCATTCTTATTGTTGATTTTAAGAAAAAAGAGCTGCGCTGGGAAACCTCTGATGGTATTAAGCAAACGTCTTTTAAGTTTCTAAACAGTGTGCTTTTGCCCTCTAAAGGTGAGATTAAAGAGGGGGAGTTACAGGTGTTTTTTGACAGAGAGGGACTTGGTGAGCTATTTGCCGCATACTTTACCGAAGACAAAAAAACTGTCACACTTATCTATAATCCATTTAGCAGAAGGGTATCAATAGAGCAGGGCAGAGTGGATTTGACCGCTAAATAG
- the argJ gene encoding bifunctional glutamate N-acetyltransferase/amino-acid acetyltransferase ArgJ codes for MINKDVVIPKGFLISVAEGAIKKPGRKDMTLIYSTVQAQAAGVFTKNTVKAAPVIIDMERMQKGFGRALFINSGNANACTGKKGMNDVLKISAKLAKLLKIPATDIFICSTGVIGTPLPMDRITPKIPELAQNLGKSAMLDAASAIMTTDTFPKLFSTELKLGKTCAALSAIAKGSGMISPSMATMLSFAITDAAITTEALKEALSVSVNETFNSITVDGQMSTNDTVIVLANGIAGNKTIESGTKEFKKFQNALTETFSQLSDMIVRDGEGATKFITVEVMGAPTTEAAKAIAKEIANSALVKTAIYGQDANWGRIMAAMGASDVQFEPYGVDISFNNVKVVRKGLSTDNDSAASAVLKEKEILITVNLSMGKSTAKIRTCDLTEEYIKINAEYRT; via the coding sequence ATGATAAATAAAGATGTGGTAATTCCAAAGGGGTTTTTAATATCAGTGGCTGAGGGTGCCATTAAAAAACCTGGCCGTAAAGATATGACACTCATATATTCAACCGTACAGGCACAAGCTGCTGGGGTTTTTACAAAAAACACCGTCAAAGCGGCTCCTGTGATTATAGATATGGAAAGAATGCAAAAGGGCTTCGGCAGAGCGCTCTTTATAAACAGCGGTAACGCTAATGCCTGTACCGGTAAAAAAGGAATGAATGATGTTCTGAAGATTTCCGCAAAACTTGCAAAATTACTCAAAATACCAGCGACCGACATATTCATCTGTTCAACCGGAGTCATAGGCACTCCGCTTCCTATGGATAGAATAACTCCAAAGATACCAGAATTGGCGCAAAATCTCGGAAAGTCCGCTATGCTTGACGCCGCTTCTGCCATTATGACCACAGATACGTTTCCAAAGCTGTTTTCAACGGAGTTAAAACTTGGTAAGACTTGTGCCGCACTGTCGGCAATTGCCAAAGGCTCCGGCATGATTTCACCCTCAATGGCTACAATGCTCTCATTTGCCATAACCGATGCAGCTATAACAACAGAGGCGCTCAAAGAGGCACTGAGCGTCTCAGTCAATGAAACCTTTAACAGCATTACAGTTGACGGGCAGATGAGCACAAACGACACGGTTATAGTCCTTGCCAACGGCATTGCCGGAAATAAAACTATAGAAAGCGGCACAAAAGAATTCAAAAAATTTCAAAATGCACTTACAGAGACCTTTTCACAGCTATCTGACATGATAGTAAGAGACGGCGAGGGTGCAACCAAATTTATTACTGTAGAGGTCATGGGCGCACCAACGACAGAGGCAGCTAAAGCTATAGCCAAAGAGATAGCAAATTCCGCGCTTGTTAAAACCGCAATATACGGGCAGGACGCCAACTGGGGACGCATCATGGCAGCTATGGGCGCATCTGATGTACAGTTTGAACCATATGGTGTGGATATATCATTTAACAATGTCAAAGTTGTCCGAAAAGGGCTTTCAACTGACAACGACTCTGCCGCCTCAGCAGTGTTAAAAGAAAAGGAAATCCTGATAACTGTAAATTTAAGTATGGGTAAAAGCACAGCAAAAATACGCACTTGTGATTTAACTGAAGAGTATATAAAGATAAATGCTGAATATAGAACATAA
- a CDS encoding SDR family oxidoreductase produces MDLKGKKVIITGGGRGMGRQFGTDLKAAGAVPFAVDVIQENLDALKKETGIDGAIVDVTSEASVEAFFADYVGKYGAPDALVNNAGITADGLFVRQKGEETQKFQLSNWDKVIAVNQTGVFLCAREAAYHMVKNKVKGVIVNISSISRSGNKGQTNYTATKSAVDGMTVTWAKELSAYGIRVGAIAPGYINTEMVAKIRQDVLDKIIQQIPVGRLGEMSEISLAVKFIIENDFFTGRVLEVDGGMRI; encoded by the coding sequence ATGGATTTGAAAGGAAAGAAAGTAATAATCACAGGCGGCGGACGAGGAATGGGCAGGCAGTTTGGAACTGACCTCAAAGCAGCCGGAGCAGTGCCGTTTGCCGTTGATGTTATTCAGGAAAACCTTGATGCTCTTAAAAAGGAAACCGGAATAGACGGAGCAATTGTAGATGTTACCAGTGAGGCGTCAGTTGAGGCATTTTTTGCTGACTATGTAGGAAAGTACGGTGCACCCGATGCGTTGGTTAACAATGCAGGCATAACAGCAGACGGACTTTTTGTAAGACAAAAGGGTGAAGAGACACAGAAGTTTCAGCTTTCAAACTGGGATAAAGTCATTGCAGTTAATCAGACCGGAGTGTTCCTCTGTGCAAGAGAGGCAGCCTATCATATGGTAAAAAATAAGGTGAAAGGGGTAATTGTAAATATTTCCTCAATCAGCCGCTCTGGTAACAAGGGGCAGACCAACTACACAGCAACAAAGTCAGCTGTTGACGGAATGACAGTAACCTGGGCCAAAGAGCTATCAGCTTATGGCATCAGAGTGGGCGCCATAGCACCCGGCTACATCAACACCGAGATGGTTGCTAAAATCAGACAGGATGTTCTTGATAAAATAATTCAGCAGATCCCCGTAGGACGTCTTGGCGAGATGTCTGAGATTTCTTTAGCCGTAAAGTTCATTATAGAAAATGATTTCTTTACCGGCAGAGTACTTGAAGTTGACGGCGGTATGAGAATATAG
- the asnB gene encoding asparagine synthase (glutamine-hydrolyzing): MCGIFGIVTNGAAVNPLLVSQLTNILKHRGPDDEGYLALNSKTGTVYDLIGDDSVIEGRHISSFNEPVNMFLGHRRLAILDLSPAAHQPMSYLNRYLIYNGEIYNYIELRNDLLAAGYEFTSNSDSEVILASYDRWKDHCIDKFNGMWAFAIYDRTANRLFCSRDRFGVKPFYYATGKFGFAFASEIKALLAHPDINRTVNEAAVYDYLATGNEGQFLTEIEELPPAHSLTIDLQSGLKLKLRKYYTLSVNPALNASEGVTADSAALKVRELILNSVALRLRSDVTVGTCLSGGIDSTSIVCAIDSFIKKENMLQVGIRQKTFTASYKDAAIDESRWAKIVTSQTNTQWHQTYPSADELLGDLDNLIYTQDIPFRSTSIYAQYRVMKLAHEHGVKVLLDGQGADELFAGYPMFYGAFFSNMLNEGNLRRFAAELAHMGNAPLSAASVLMYMLKSSLMKSIPNSLKNIFTGGLNNLLSEKFKNAHKGRLSALLNGKYSGNLNTMLMQYMLKENLQCLLKYEDRNSMRFSIESRVPFADDTPLIEYVFSLPGAFKIHNGWSKYVFRRAVSGLVPEAIQWRKDKVAFNTPEKLWIKEIYRYMRQSIEHETAGYFKPAVFGELMNSGGAWRAINLSMWLSALKKPSAIR; this comes from the coding sequence ATGTGCGGAATATTTGGAATCGTTACAAACGGCGCTGCAGTAAATCCTCTGTTAGTTAGCCAACTTACAAACATACTAAAACACCGTGGCCCTGATGATGAGGGCTATCTTGCGCTAAATTCCAAAACCGGTACCGTTTATGACCTTATAGGCGATGACAGCGTCATAGAAGGCAGGCACATAAGTTCATTTAATGAACCGGTTAATATGTTTTTAGGGCACAGACGGCTTGCAATACTTGATTTATCTCCTGCCGCACATCAACCGATGAGCTACCTTAACCGCTACCTTATCTATAACGGTGAAATCTATAATTATATTGAGCTGCGCAATGACTTACTTGCGGCAGGTTATGAGTTTACATCAAATAGCGACAGCGAGGTCATCCTTGCCTCGTATGACAGATGGAAAGACCACTGCATTGATAAATTTAACGGTATGTGGGCTTTTGCGATTTATGACAGGACTGCAAACCGGCTATTTTGCTCACGTGACCGTTTTGGCGTTAAGCCATTTTATTATGCTACAGGCAAATTTGGCTTTGCCTTTGCCTCAGAAATCAAAGCGCTCCTTGCACATCCCGATATTAACCGAACTGTCAATGAAGCTGCCGTTTATGACTACCTTGCAACAGGGAACGAAGGGCAGTTTCTTACCGAAATTGAAGAGCTTCCTCCGGCGCACTCTCTAACCATTGACCTTCAGAGCGGTTTGAAACTAAAACTAAGAAAATACTATACATTAAGTGTAAACCCGGCTTTAAATGCCTCAGAGGGTGTTACGGCAGATAGTGCTGCACTTAAAGTCAGAGAGCTTATCCTTAACTCAGTAGCATTACGGCTGCGCTCTGATGTAACAGTCGGCACATGCTTAAGCGGAGGCATTGACAGCACATCCATAGTGTGCGCAATAGATTCGTTTATAAAAAAAGAAAATATGTTGCAGGTTGGTATCAGACAAAAAACCTTTACGGCAAGCTATAAGGATGCGGCAATTGATGAGAGCAGATGGGCTAAAATTGTCACATCACAGACAAACACACAGTGGCATCAAACATATCCGAGCGCAGATGAGCTTCTGGGTGATTTGGATAATCTAATCTACACTCAGGATATTCCCTTTCGGTCAACCAGCATATATGCTCAGTACCGGGTTATGAAACTTGCCCATGAGCATGGCGTTAAGGTTCTGCTTGACGGACAGGGGGCAGATGAGCTTTTTGCCGGATATCCGATGTTTTACGGCGCTTTTTTTAGTAATATGCTTAATGAGGGGAATTTGCGGAGGTTTGCCGCTGAACTTGCTCACATGGGTAATGCTCCGCTTAGTGCCGCATCTGTACTTATGTATATGTTAAAGTCATCGTTAATGAAATCAATTCCCAATTCTCTTAAAAACATCTTTACCGGAGGGCTAAATAATCTCCTGTCTGAGAAGTTTAAAAACGCCCATAAGGGGCGGCTCTCAGCACTCCTTAACGGTAAATACTCAGGCAACCTCAACACCATGCTGATGCAGTACATGCTTAAGGAAAATCTACAGTGTCTGCTTAAGTATGAAGATAGAAACTCGATGCGCTTTTCAATAGAGTCAAGGGTTCCCTTTGCTGACGACACACCGCTTATTGAGTATGTGTTTTCGCTTCCCGGAGCGTTTAAAATCCATAACGGCTGGAGTAAATACGTTTTCCGCAGGGCAGTGTCAGGGCTTGTGCCGGAGGCAATTCAGTGGCGAAAAGACAAAGTTGCATTTAATACACCAGAAAAACTATGGATTAAAGAGATATACCGTTACATGAGACAGAGCATTGAACACGAAACAGCCGGTTATTTTAAACCGGCAGTGTTCGGTGAGTTAATGAACTCAGGGGGGGCATGGAGAGCCATTAACTTATCTATGTGGCTAAGCGCTTTAAAGAAACCGTCCGCTATCAGATAA